AAGAGCATGGCGGGGATGGCGCCCACCCAGTACCAGTGCGTGGCGAGAATGCCGTACTGATAGGCGGCCGCGGCCCAGCCCATCAGCTCGAGCGAGCCCAGATTGGCTGCCAGAAAGCTGAGTCCGGCGATCCAGGCCGTCATCTCGCGGCCTGCAAGGAAAAAGTCCTCGCCCGTGCCGGAACGGCCTTTCAGGTAGAAGCCGATGCCGAGCACCATGGCGAAATAGATCACGATGATGGCGATGTCGATGCCGCCGAGGCTGATGAGTCTGCTGGCTGCCTGTTCCATGGCTGACACAAGATCCTATCGTATGCGCATACATCCCCGCCAGTGGCCGGGTCCGCTATTTTTCGGCGGCGAGGAATTCCCTGACGGCGGCGGCGATACGGGCGTCCTCGCACCTTGTCACCAGATGCCCGCAATGGCTCTTCAACGGCAGCACGTCAAACCCTGCAACCGCGGCCATTTCCAGCGCCGGGAGCGGGTTGACCATGTGATCCTGCGCGGCGGCGACGACAAGGACGCGCGCCCGCACAGCCGCGCCGGCTTTTTCATACGAGCCGCCGAAACGGCGCGTGGCGTCGTGCGAGATCATGGCCCGCAGCTGGGCAGCATAGTCCCGCGGATCCATGCCCTTGGGCGCCTCCTCTTCCAGCTTCTTCAGGAACGCCGGCATGTCCTGCGGCGGGCGGTTGCGGTGGAGCCATTCCGGCGAGGTGAGGGCGAACTCGTGCATCATCCGCACGGCCGGCATGATGCGGCGCGGATCGGCGCCCGCGGAGATCATCGTTTCAATCGCCGTCAGCTCGGCGCTCCACAGCAGGATGTCGGATGCGCTCAGGCGCGGCGAGCCGATGATCGGGATGGCGAGCCGGACCATGTCCGGATGCGCCGTGATCCACTCGAACGTCTGCATGCCGCCCATCGAAATGCCCATCACGGCGTGCAGCCGGCGCAGACCGAGGATCTCCGTCACGAGCCGGTGCTGCGCGGCCACCATATCCGCAATCGTGAGACTGCCGAGCGCGGCTCCGGCATTCGACGGAGAGCAGCTGACGCCGTTTCCAGGGGCATCCACCGTGATGACAAAGAACCGCGCGGGATCCACAAGACGGTCCGGACCGATGAACCCGTCCAGCTGCGCGGTCGTGCCAGTGAACCACGTCGGGAAGAGAACGGCGTTCGACCGGTCTGCGTTCAGAGCGCCGTAGGTGCGGTAGGCGAGCCTGCAGGAAGCGATCTCCTGTCCGTTCGCGAGACGGAAAGGACGCAGTTCGGCGAACTGCAGCGGGGGTTGGGCCAGCAGCGGGGCTGCGGCCAGCAGGAGCAGCAGAAACCTCATGCTGCCGAGATTACTACGAGCCGGAATGCAGATGGGCTGGCGAAACAGGCGAAGCCACGAGCCGAGGCAGGACTTTCTCTTCCGGAATCCACGGCTCGCTCTGAGGTGCCGCCGGCTCGCCGGGCGCGCGCACGACCAGTCCCAGACCCGTGCCCACAAGCAGCAGCGCCGTGCCGATCAGGAACATGGCCGCCACGTGGAGCCGGTCGGCGCGCGCCACGAGATCGAAGGGAATCGAGATGCCCCGGGCAGGCTGTCCGACGCGGGGTGGCGGAGGCAGAATGGCAGCCGTGCGCGAGAGATCTGCAGCGGAGGCCAGAAGCCACCGGTTTTGCGGCGGCACCATCGTGCGTGCGGCCAGCACGGGCAGGTGCCGTCGCAGCGGAGCGGCAAGCGCGGCGGGCATGGTGTTGTGCGGCGTCTCGATCAGGCAGCCGCCGTCCAGGGTGCAGAAGGCGGGTTGCGGATCGAAGAATACGAGCCTTGCCGGCGCTGCCTCGATCAGCGGTTCGGGCGTGAATCTCTGCTGGAGAACGGCGCCCTCCGAGAGCACGCCCGTCAGGTGCAGAACGAGGATGAAAGCGGACAACGAAAACGGATGAGTGCCGCGGCGGGACACGGACCCTGCTCTCCCCGGCAGCCGCCCGGGAGCGGGCCGAAGGCAGGATGACAGCACGTGGGTCTACTCCGGATCCTTCGACCAGCAGTGGATACAGCTTCTGGTTTCGCAAAGAGAGTGCCGTCTGACAGCCGGGATTCTCAAAGCAAGTTCTAATCCTCCCGGTACTCGGGCATATCACCCTTGCGGCAGAGCCGCCGGACAGGGCAGAGAGTCCTTGCGCAAAGATTGAAATCCGGCAGAGGCGGCAGCTCTCGCCATCCGGGCGGGAGTTGAGATACACTGAGAAACAGACGAACCGTGGGCGGCTAGCTCAGTTGGGAGAGCACCGCGTTCGCAACGCGGGGGTCGTGGGTTCGAGTCCCATGCCGTCCACCATCCCTCCTTCCTCTTCCAGTCGGCCTGGAGGATTCACGCCAGATTTGCAGGCAGGGCTGGAGTCCCTCCTCAGGAAGCCGGCAGAGAATTTTGACCCGCATCCTGCGTGAGCCGATGCGCGCCACGCGCCGCCAGCTGATTTGTGTACAGCGCGGGACGCGGATCCCGCGTCCGTTCCGCCGGGAAAAACCGGCCTTGGGCGCGCTTCCACCGCGCTCACGAGAGTCTGTTTCGACGCTCGCTCTCGTTCGCCGGAGGAAACGCTGCGTTGCGCTCAGCACGTCGCGTGTTTCATTGTCAACGGAGCGTCGCATATGGGAAGGAAATGCCGCCCATGGCAAACGCTCGAAATCCGATGCGGAACCGCGCAGCTCGCTCCGTGCGGCAATCCGGCCGTGACACAGCGTACTCGCCTGCGCCGCGGCAGCCCGGACCAGAAGGCGTGAACTATCTCTTGTGGAAGCCGGGCGCGGGAAAAAGGATCGGTGGAGGCGGGAGGGTTGTCGAGGGCAGCCTCCGCAGCAGCCTCCCGCCGTCCGGTTCACGCTGCCGCTATGCCGATGCGGCAAGCATGGAGCTGGCCGTTTTCTCCGGAACGTGGCGTTCGCCGTAGCCCACGTACATCTGGCGCGGGCGGGCGATCTTCTGCTCGGGATCGGTCAGCATCTCCTCCCACTGCGCCAGCCAGCCAACGGTGCGCGGAATGGCGAACAGCACGGTGAACATCTCCGGCTTGAAGCCCATGGCCTGGTAGATGATGCCGGAGTAGAAGTCCACGTTGGGATAGAGCTTGCGCTTGATGAAGTACTCGTCTTCCAGCGCGATGCGCTCGAGCTCGATGGCGATGTCGAGCTTCGGGTTGCGTCCCGTGACCTCGAACACGCGGTCGGCCGTCCATTTGATGATGCGGGCGCGCGGGTCGTAGTTCTTGTAGATCCGGTGGCCGAAGCCCATCAGCTTCACTTCGCCCTTCTTGACGCGCTCGATGTAAGCCGGCACTTTGTCCTTCGAGCCGATCTCGTCGAGCATCTTGAGCACTTCCTCGTTGGCGCCGCCGTGAAGCGGACCCGAAAGCGCGGCTGCCGCGGCAGCCAGCGCGACGTACGGATCGGCGTGGGAGCTGCCGACGCTGCGCATCACGTTGGCGCTGCAGTTCTGCTCGTGATCCGCGTGGAGGATGAACAGAATGTCGAGCGCCCGCGCCAGCACGGGGTTGGCGTGGTACTTCGGCTCGACCATCTTCCACAGCATGTTCATGAAGTTCTCGGTGTAGCTGAGGTCGTTGTCGGGGTAGACGTACGGATAGCCGAGGCTGTGGCGGTAGCAGTAGGCGGCGATGGTGGGCACCTTGGCGATCAGCCGCGTCATCTGCAGGCGGCGGACGTCTTTGTTGAAGATGTCGCGCGCATCCTTGTACACCGTGGACAGCGCCGCAACGGTGCTGATGAGCATGGCCATCGGGTGGGCGTCGTAGCGGAAGCCTTCGAGGAACTTCTTGGTGGTTTCGTGCAGCATCGTGTGATGCTTGATGGAGTCCTCCCAGGCTTTCAGCTCCTCGGGCGAAGGCAGTTCGCCGTTCAGCAGGAGCCAGGCGACTTCGAGGAAGGTGCAGTGTTCGGCAAGCTCCTCGATCGGGTATCCCCTGTAGCGCAGGATGCCCTTGTCGCCGTCGATGAAGGTAATAGCGCTCCGGCAGGAGGCCGTGTTCATGAACGCAGGGTCATAGCCCATGACGCCGAAGTCTTCCTCGTCTTTCTTGATCTGACGAAGATCCATCGTGCGGATGCAGCCATCGACGAAGGGAATCGTGTAGGTCTTCCCGGTGCGGTTGTCGGTGATCGTGAGAGTATTCTGGTTTTCCATCAGTGCAGCTCCAGCAAGGCAGAATCTGTCCGGCGCGCCCGGCGCCCCTCGGTGACACCGGACTCTCCGGCGAGCCAACACCTGCCGCCGGCCGCGGCGCAGGCGGCAAACCAATCCTCCTCACGGGACCGCTTGTCCCAGCTACCGTGTAGCACCTCCCGAGTCCGGATTCAAGGGCTATCAGGAGCATGTGACCTGAATGTCTGGAGGCGATATAGTAAAGAAGCCGCTGGCCCGAACCTGGCCCCATGTGCGGGCGGCGCGGCGAGATCATTGAGAGGTGCTGTCATGGAATCGTACAATGGCGTACCGGTACCCGCGGAGGGGCAGCCCGTCGGCTATCAGAACGGGCGTTTCCTGGTTCCTGACAATCCGATTCTGCCGTTCATTGAAGGCGACGGCACGGGTCCCGACATCTGGCGGGCGGCGAAAGCGGTATTCGACGCCGCCGTGGAGAAAGCGTACGGCGGACGCAGGAAGGTCGTCTGGTACGAGGTCTTCGCCGGAGAGAAGGCCTTCCAGAAGTTCAACACGTGGCTCCCTGAAGACACCCTGAAGGCCATTCAGCGGTTCCGTGTGGCGATCAAGGGGCCGCTGACCACGCCTGTCGGCGGCGGCATCCGCAGCCTGAATGTCAGCCTCCGCCAGCTGCTCGACCTGTACGTGTGCATGCGCCCCGTCAAATACTATCCGGGCGTTCCCTCGCCGATGAAGCGTCCCGAGCTCCTCGACATCGTCATCTTCCGGGAGAACACGGAGGACGTTTACGCGGGCATTGAATACAAACAGGGAACGCCTGAGGCTGCCAGGGTGATCGAGTTTCTCACGAAGGAAATGGGCGCCAGGATCCGCCCGGATTCCGGCATTGGCGTGAAACCGGTCAGCGTGACGGGCTCCAAACGCCTGGTGCGGCGGGCGATTCAGTATGCGTTGGAATATGGCCGCCGCAGCGTGACGCTTGTGCACAAGGGCAACATCATGAAGTTCACCGAGGGCGCGTTCCGCGATTGGGGCTACGAGGTGGCCAGAGACGAATTCGCCGGCCGCGTCGTGACCGAAGCGGAAGCCGGCGCGAATCCGCCTGATGGAATGGTGATCATCAAAGACCGCATCGCCGATTCGATGTTCCAGCAGCTCCTGCTGCGGCCCGATGAATACGACGTCGTAGCGACGCCCAACCTGAATGGCGACTACCTGTCGGACGCGGCGGCGGCGCAGGTCGGCGGACTCGGCATGGCGCCCGGCGCCAACATCGGCGACGGCTACGGCGTGTTCGAGGCGACGCACGGCACGGCCCCGAAATATGCGGGGCAGGACGTCGTGAACCCTTCGAGCGTGATTCTGTCCGGCGTCATGATGTTCGAGTTTCTCGGCTGGAAGGAGGCGGCGCAGCTCATCGAGAAAGGCGTTACGGAGACGATCCGCCAGAAGCGCGTCACTTACGACCTGCACCGGCTGATGGAAGGGGCTGCGAAGCTGAAGACGAGCGAATTCGGCCAGGCGATCATCGGGAACATGTAGGCTGCGCGGAATCCAGAATGCAAGAAGGGCGCGCCCGCCGGGGCGCGCCCTTCGCCTTTCAGACTGCCGCAGCCCGCCTCAGAACGACAT
This DNA window, taken from Bryobacteraceae bacterium, encodes the following:
- the citC gene encoding isocitrate dehydrogenase [NADP], which gives rise to MESYNGVPVPAEGQPVGYQNGRFLVPDNPILPFIEGDGTGPDIWRAAKAVFDAAVEKAYGGRRKVVWYEVFAGEKAFQKFNTWLPEDTLKAIQRFRVAIKGPLTTPVGGGIRSLNVSLRQLLDLYVCMRPVKYYPGVPSPMKRPELLDIVIFRENTEDVYAGIEYKQGTPEAARVIEFLTKEMGARIRPDSGIGVKPVSVTGSKRLVRRAIQYALEYGRRSVTLVHKGNIMKFTEGAFRDWGYEVARDEFAGRVVTEAEAGANPPDGMVIIKDRIADSMFQQLLLRPDEYDVVATPNLNGDYLSDAAAAQVGGLGMAPGANIGDGYGVFEATHGTAPKYAGQDVVNPSSVILSGVMMFEFLGWKEAAQLIEKGVTETIRQKRVTYDLHRLMEGAAKLKTSEFGQAIIGNM
- the gltA gene encoding citrate synthase, which gives rise to MENQNTLTITDNRTGKTYTIPFVDGCIRTMDLRQIKKDEEDFGVMGYDPAFMNTASCRSAITFIDGDKGILRYRGYPIEELAEHCTFLEVAWLLLNGELPSPEELKAWEDSIKHHTMLHETTKKFLEGFRYDAHPMAMLISTVAALSTVYKDARDIFNKDVRRLQMTRLIAKVPTIAAYCYRHSLGYPYVYPDNDLSYTENFMNMLWKMVEPKYHANPVLARALDILFILHADHEQNCSANVMRSVGSSHADPYVALAAAAAALSGPLHGGANEEVLKMLDEIGSKDKVPAYIERVKKGEVKLMGFGHRIYKNYDPRARIIKWTADRVFEVTGRNPKLDIAIELERIALEDEYFIKRKLYPNVDFYSGIIYQAMGFKPEMFTVLFAIPRTVGWLAQWEEMLTDPEQKIARPRQMYVGYGERHVPEKTASSMLAASA